In one window of Camelus bactrianus isolate YW-2024 breed Bactrian camel chromosome 13, ASM4877302v1, whole genome shotgun sequence DNA:
- the B3GALT6 gene encoding beta-1,3-galactosyltransferase 6: MKLLRRAWRHRTALGLGGLALGGAALLYLARCAAPAAPAAPAHATAFLAVLVASAPRAAERRSVVRSTWLGARRGGPGDVWARFVVGTGGLGAEERRALEREQEQHGDLLLLPALRDAYENLTAKVLAMLAWLDEHVAFEFVLKADDDSFARLDALLAELRVREPARRRRLYWGFFSGRGRVRPGGRWREAAWQLCDYYLPYALGGGYVLSADLVHYLRLSRQYLRAWHSEDVSLGAWLAPVDVQREHDPRFDTEYKSRGCSNQYLVTHKQSLEDMLEKHQTLAREGRLCKREVQLRLSYVYDWSAPPSQCCQRKEGIP; encoded by the coding sequence ATGAAGCTGCTGAGGCGCGCGTGGCGGCACCGGACGGCGCTGGGCCTGGGTGGCCTGGCGTTGGGCGGCGCCGCGCTGCTCTACCTGGCGCGTTGCGCCGCGCCCGCCGCGCCTGCCGCGCCCGCGCACGCCACCGCCTTCCTGGCCGTGCTGGTGGCCAGCGCGCCGCGGGCGGCGGAACGACGGAGCGTGGTCCGCAGCACGTGGCTgggggcgcggcgcggcggcCCCGGGGACGTGTGGGCGCGCTTCGTCGTGGGCACCGGCGGGCTAGGCGCCGAGGAGCGGCGCGCCCTGGAGCGCGAGCAGGAGCAGCACGGcgacctgctgctgctgcccgcTCTGCGCGACGCGTACGAGAACCTCACGGCCAAGGTGCTGGCCATGCTGGCCTGGCTGGACGAGCACGTGGCCTTTGAGTTCGTACTCAAGGCGGACGACGACTCGTTCGCGCGGCTGGACGCGCTGCTGGCGGAGCTGCGCGTCCGCGAAcccgcgcgccgccgccgcctctaCTGGGGCTTCTTCTCTGGCCGAGGCCGTGTCCGGCCGGGGGGCCGCTGGCGCGAGGCCGCCTGGCAGCTCTGCGACTACTACCTGCCCTACGCGCTGGGCGGCGGCTATGTGCTCTCCGCCGACCTCGTGCACTACCTGCGCCTCAGCCGCCAGTACCTGCGCGCCTGGCACAGCGAGGACGTGTCTCTGGGCGCCTGGCTGGCGCCGGTGGACGTGCAGCGGGAGCACGACCCTCGCTTCGACACCGAGTACAAGTCCCGTGGCTGCAGCAACCAGTACCTGGTGACGCACAAGCAGAGCCTGGAGGACATGCTGGAGAAGCACCAGACCCTGGCGCGCGAGGGCCGCCTGTGCAAGCGGGAGGTACAGCTGCGCTTGTCCTATGTCTACGATTGGTCGGCGCCGCCCTCGCAGTGCTGCCAGAGGAAGGAGGGCATCCCCTGA
- the SDF4 gene encoding 45 kDa calcium-binding protein: MASGPAPLCGLVPCCLWLLGVFFLVDVSARPANHSSARERAGNREENEILPPDHLNGVKLEMDGHLNKDFHQEVFLGKDTKGFEDDAEPRRSRRKLMVIFSKVDLNTDRKISAKEMQQWIMEKTAEHFQEAIAESKVHFRAVDPDGDGRVSWDEYKVKFLASKGHSEKEVAEKIKNKWELNIDEETQEVLENLKDRWYQADSPPPDLLLTEAEFLSFLHPEHSRGMLQFMVKEIVRDLDQDGDKRLSLPEFISLPVGTVENQQGQDIDDSWVRDRRREFEELIDANHDGVVTMAELEDYMDPMNEYSALNEAKQMIAIADENQNQHLEPEEVLKYSEFFTGSKLVDYARSVHEEF; the protein is encoded by the exons ATGGCGTCTGGGCCGGCTCCCCTCTGCGGCCTGGTTCCTTGCTGCCTCTGGCTCCTGGGGGTCTTCTTCCTGGTGGACGTGTCTGCCCGGCCTGCCAATCACTCATCTGCTAGAGAGAGAGCAGGTAACAGGGAGGAAAATGAGATTCTGCCCCCGGACCACCTGAACGGGGTGAAGCTGGAGATGGATGGGCACCTGAACAAGGACTTCCACCAGGAGGTGTTCCTGGGGAAGGACACGAAGGGGTTCGAGGACGATGCAGAGCCTCGGAGGAGCCGGAGGAAGCTGATGGTCATCTTCTCCAA GGTGGATTTGAACACTGACAGGAAGATCAGTGCCAAGGAGATGCAGCAGTGGATCATGGAGAAGACGGCCGAGCACTTCCAGGAAGCCATCGCGGAGAGCAAAGTGCACTTCCGCGCCGTAGACCCCGACGGCGATG GCCGTGTGTCATGGGATGAGTATAAGGTGAAGTTTTTGGCCAGCAAAGGCCACAGTGAGAAAGAAGTTGCCGAGAAGATAAAGAATAAGTGGGAGCTGAACATTGATGAAGAGA CACAGGAAGTCCTGGAGAACCTCAAAGACCGCTGGTATCAGGCAGACAGCCCGCCCCCGGACCTGCTGCTGACCGAGGCCGAGTTTCTGTCCTTCCTCCACCCTGAGCACAGCCGCGGCATGCTCCAGTTCATGGTCAAGGAGATCGTCCGGGACCTGG ACCAGGACGGTGACAAGAGGCTCTCGCTGCCCGAGTTCATCTCCCTGCCCGTGGGCACTGTGGAAAACCAGCAGGGCCAGGACATCGATGACAGCTGGGTgagggacaggaggagggagTTCGAGGAGCTAATTGATGCCAACCACGACGGGGTGGTCACCATGGCAGAGCTGGAG GACTACATGGACCCCATGAATGAGTACAGCGCACTCAATGAGGCCAAGCAGATGATCGCTATTGCCGACGAGAACCAGAACCAGCACCTGGAGCCGGAGGAGGTCCTCAAGTACAGTGAGTTCTTCACTGGCAGCAAGCTGGTGGACTATGCCCGCAGCGTGCACGAGGAGTTCTGA